In Candidatus Obscuribacter sp., the sequence ACTGCCAGCGCTTTTGGCATAACCCTGGTAGTCATATACAAAGACTGAGACTTTGTCTTGCAAGAGCATCGCTACCATCGGGATGCGAGTGTGCCGCCCCCGGGCGGGCGCGGGGGGGGGGGCGCCCCCCGGGGGGGCGGAAGGGGGCGCCGGGGGGGGGCCCGGGGGGGGGGGGGGGGGGGGGGGGGGGGGGGGGGGGGGGGGAGGGGGAAAACTGTTTGTCCGGGGCGGTGGGTTGCTTGAGCTTACGCCAGTCTCCGGGGTTAAAGGCTCCAGTTAAATCATTGACTAATTCTTTGAGCAAAGTTTTCATCGGGTTTGCCCATTGTCGCTATCACTGTGCTGCGTGAGAAACTCTCTAATAGTAGCGATGTAGCCTTCGTGTTCGTCGGCGGCTACCCAGTGACCGCTGTTTTCAAATACTTTGAGCACCGCTCCTGGTATCGTATCGGCAATGATTTGCGAAAACTCCGGTGCGCAGATCCAATCTTGCCCTGCGCCGATTACAAGAGTAGGGGCAGTGATATGTTTTAGTCCCTCGGTCAGTGATAAATTGCGCAAAAATCCAGCAAAGGCTACATTGATAGCGTCAGGGGATAGTATGCTTCTTTCGCGTTTTTGCTTTGCTGCCTCTGCATTGTAGCGAGTGGAATACATTGAGCCCATGAGGTCAAAGTAAGTCCGCAGTTGTTCTTCTGATGCAAAGGTGCCCTCAAATAATGCCTGGCAGCAAGCGATTTGCTCAGGAGTGCCGCGCTCCTCTAAAATTGCACGGGCTCGGTCCAGGCAGCGTCCCTCGGATGCTGTCACTACTGCAATCAGATGGGAGACATTGTTTGGATAGCGTGAAGCATAAGCCTGAGCCACTATGCCACCGTAGGAGCCACCAAGTACGACTATTTTTTGCAGTCCCAGATGCTGACGTAGAGCCTCCATGTCCTCGACATTGTTGTCGAGGGTGTAAGTCTCTTTTGGTCCACGAGCAGAGCGCCCCTGACCACGGTGGTCAAAATAAACGATTTGCACTTGATCACTAAGTGGGCTCAAGGCGGGCTTGTAGCCGGTATGATCGACGCCCGGTCCACCGTGCACGGCAAACATCACTGGCTTTTCTCTCATCCTAGGTCCGTCGGGCACAAGTCCTGCGCCTTCGATGTCAAAGTAAATCTCGGTGTCTCTAATTTTTGCTTTCATAGGCAAAATTATACTAGAGGCGAGATTACCGACGTATAACCGACCGTACAGTCTGTTTTTTGTTTTTTACTGACTGGGTATCTGTCCTGTGGATTGGTATCTATCCTACGGCGTCGATGACAAGATTATCGACGCTGCCGCTACTGCTGCTGCGGTGCTACCTGCATCCAGAGCTACACGTGTGCCGGTGGATAGAGCTGATTTTGCTGCCATTTCGCTTACTGCACGCTTACCTAGCTGATAATAGGTGGCTTTTATCGAGGCAAAGGGCAGTGCGCCGACATCGAGAAATCCATCCATGACTGTAAACTGCTTGGGTCCAAGGATATTACGGTCGATAGCGAGGGTGGCTACAGCCTGAGC encodes:
- a CDS encoding alpha/beta hydrolase; this translates as MKAKIRDTEIYFDIEGAGLVPDGPRMREKPVMFAVHGGPGVDHTGYKPALSPLSDQVQIVYFDHRGQGRSARGPKETYTLDNNVEDMEALRQHLGLQKIVVLGGSYGGIVAQAYASRYPNNVSHLIAVVTASEGRCLDRARAILEERGTPEQIACCQALFEGTFASEEQLRTYFDLMGSMYSTRYNAEAAKQKRERSILSPDAINVAFAGFLRNLSLTEGLKHITAPTLVIGAGQDWICAPEFSQIIADTIPGAVLKVFENSGHWVAADEHEGYIATIREFLTQHSDSDNGQTR